A genome region from Scyliorhinus torazame isolate Kashiwa2021f chromosome 13, sScyTor2.1, whole genome shotgun sequence includes the following:
- the srr gene encoding L-threonine dehydratase catabolic TdcB has product MAEVQTSLSLQMLQEAREAVQQSSLQVIRTPLIHLPHGTIPMKINCYLYLKLENMQTTGSFKIRGVANQFSRKQSGPFITMSAGNYGKAFAYASKHFGHRGKVLVVDTAPASKSALIASYGVDVEQMPAKSLMPTVEQLVKDQKMIFLHPFDDIDLIAGHGSIGLEIIEEIPNPDVVTVCCGGGGLLAGVAAAFKLSGCTTTNIYGVEPKEACTMYRSFCENKPVFMDAKSIATGLAPPFAGSNSFQICKQHVKEILLVSDDEIKAAVSMLYKIGLVVEPSGAAAFAAIFGEKINLKGKTVVVIITGGNVSPEELCHIIH; this is encoded by the exons atggcagaagTACAAACATCGCTGAGCCTGCAGATGTTGCAGGAAGCCAGGGAGGCAGTACAACAGAGCAGTTTGCAAGTTATTAGAACTCCTCTGATTCATCTGCCGCATGGGACAATCCCAATGAAAATCAACTGTTATCTGTACCTGAAACTGGAAAACATGCAGACAACAG GCTCATTCAAGATCAGAGGAGTAGCTAATCAATTTTCTAGAAAACAAAGTGGGCCTTTCATTACAATGTCAGCAGGAAATTATGGAAAAGCTTTTGCTTATGCATCAAAGCACTTTGGACATAGAGGGAAAGTACTAGTGGTGGACACAGCACCAGCATCAAAGAGCGCCCTAATTGCA AGTTATGGTGTAGACGTTGAGCAGATGCCAGCCAAGTCATTAATGCCTACTGTGGAACAACTGGTTAAGGATCAAAAAATGATTTTCTTGCATCCTTTTGATGACATAGATTTGATTGCTGGCCATGGAAG CATTGGCCTGGAGATTATTGAGGAAATTCCAAATCCTGACGTGGTGACTGTTTGTTGTGGAGGTGGTGGTTTGCTTGCAGGAGTGGCTGCTGCCTTTAAACTATCTGGCTGCACAACCACAAATATATATGGAGTGGAACCAAAAGAAG CTTGCACCATGTACAGAAGTTTTTGTGAAAATAAGCCAGTGTTTATGGATGCAAAGAGCATTGCCACAGGACTTGCTCCACCATTTGCAG GTTCAAATTCATTCCAGATTTGCAAACAACACGTGAAGGAAATCCTATTGGTTTCAGATGATGAAATAAAAGCTGCCGTTTCCATGCTATACAAGATTGGCTTGGTTGTGGAACCCTCAGGAGCAGCTGCTTTTGCCGCTATTTTCGGAGAGAAGATCAATCTTAAAGGAAAGACTGTTGTGGTCATAATAACTGGAGGAAATGTCAGTCCTGAAGAACTGTGTCATATTATTCATTAA